The window AATTGTGTATATACAATAATAATTACTCCATTTTCATGGATGATAATAGTATTAGTGTGCCTATGTAACTTGTGATTCTCATCTATGTTATAGATATGTGTGTTTCCAAAAAGGGTATTTTGTTGAGAAAATCGAAATATGGACATAGCGTGCGAGTATCTTCCGAAAATGTGCAACTGAGCAGCTTTGGCGGCACTACTTTTTTAACAGAAAGAAGCAAATACTTTGCAATTacattttttttttggaaaattgCACCTGTGTTCTTCAATGTCCCACACTTGCATGAGTAACCTTGTTTGGTTTGTTTCCACTttgcttgctaagcatcttgttTGATTCATATCTGTTGCTTGTTAAGCTATAATGGTCTGATGAAGAGGATCTTGAAAATTGATATTGATATAAGTTCATCTGTGTTATTTGGTCCAATTTGGAATAATTGCTAGATGTATAATTTGAAGTTGTTTGTTTCTTTCGAACTTACTTAATATTTCACTGTGCAGCAGATCAACTTGGGTTTACAGAATTGGATGTTAATGCagttgtggagaagaaaaaagacaAGAAATCCTGCACTAACAGGTCAGTGACCCACATAACTTTATTCCTCTAATTTGAATGTTATGTTTGTTAGGACATAACGTGTGACAGAAAAATCAATGTAAAACATTTAGTACCATCAATATGCATTCCGTGCAAAAGGTCTGTTTCTTGCACAACGATTGTGCTAACTATGCATACTTGGTTTACTCCAGCCTTACACTCGCAACTAATTAGCTATGTCGAATCAACCTTGTACTTGTAGTGTCAGTTATTGAGTACAGTTTACAAACTGAAGCCTGTGGCTCTGCTTCTACTTTTGATACTTTACACCACTATTTGCTGCCCTATTGTCAACTGCACGGGATGGAACAGCTACCTTTATTTGACCTTGTACTTGTAGTGTCAGTTACCGAATACAATTTACAAACTGAAGCCTGTGGATCTGCTTCTACTTTTGATACTTTACACCACTATTTGCTGTCCCTATTTGTCAATTGCAGAGGATGGAACAGCTACCTTAATTGACCACGGCTATTGATACTGAGTAAGAGTATTAGCATTATAGGCATCTACCATCTGTACATCGACATGTATTCAGTAGTTCTTCTATCTGGTATCTGGCTGAACCTCTGCTGGCCTCATATTAATGCTCATTGTGAGTGCCACCAACTGCAAGAATGTACAATAGAAAATATAAGTCAATATCAACTACTTAGGAGTTCATATATAAAAATCAAGAAATATATACTAAACAAAAAGTGTGCAGTAAGGTTTTAACCATATTCGTAGCAATGTTCAATTAGGGAGCCTACCGTAGCAAATCCAGCACAAGCCAGGCTGAAACCTCTGAAGTTGAAAGGTGCGGTCTCTGATAGGAACCATGCTGTCAAACCAATGAAAAAAAAAACGTTATAGCTAATGACATCTTTGGCTAAGCTCATGGGCAGTGGCATAGGGATGAAACAAGTAAGAAGGACATGCAAGACATAATCTGTTGTGAGTTTAGATGTGTTAAGCAAAGATAATGACAGATGCTTACCTGTGAGCGGAGTAAAAACTAGAGGAGATATGACACTTGCAGTTGAGCTGATTCCTGTAATACAGCCTTGAACCATTCCCTAAAATAAACATTGGAAAATAGAAACTGATTTACAAAGGGTATCTAATATCTTAGTGGGAATAAGCAGCTTCATTTAGTCATGGATTAAATTATATACATTTAGATTAGTACCTGCTCAGAAGGCCCTACTTTTTTTGATACAATGCTCCTTATCTGTTAAAGAATATAATCAATAGAAACAAACTATTGACATGGTTACATGAACcgaaaataaaagcaaaagagGCAATCGCTGATAGATATTACTCACACAAGGGCCGACCAAAATGCTTAGAATCACACAGCTTGCAGCAAGATAAGGGACCTTCAACAAAACATAAAAATTTACATGACTAATACCAAAAAATAGCCATCATTCACAATACCACCATTTGATCAGTTGCATACCCAGAATGACCATGCAATGCTGTATAGGAATCCCTGCAAGATGCATGCTAGATCAAATCACATTGGCAAGTTGTTCTTGCAGGAGAATTATATAAGAAAAAATAACAGGACTATGCCATAACAACGCCCTTACATGCACGCAGCTCCCTGTAAGTGCCACGACAAGTAGCTTCTGCTCACCCAGCTTCGGCGCTAAGAGAGGCATCACGGTCAGCTGCATAGAAAATAAATCGTAAACTGCTTTTGCCGCACCAAGTGAAATCGAGCACATAATCGATCATAAATTGAACATGTAGTAGGTAAATATTGCTAAATGAACTCGTACCTGTGAGAAACTTCCTGTAATGCCAATAATAAGCAACAAATTAGCATATTGGTTCTTGGTATAGTGGAATTGGGCCTTCAGGAAATACTGCATTTGTGATTGTATCACAAAAGACAACAGTTAGAAGCATTTTCAGATATCCATGAAGTATAGTTGAAAAACATACAAGAGATAGATTGTCCATGATCCCAGCTTATCGAGTTCTTCAAAGAGGAACCTTCGTGTAGAATTTACAACATTGTAGTTTACATGTATGttgaaaagtattttggtggataAAATGTAGTACCAGTAATGCAGTTTGCAGGCCTGTTTCGCCAAGGCCATGGAAAAATGTGACGACCGCTGCTCTCGTGAAAGTTGAGCTGCAAGTAGTTTGCAGGCATTCAGCTGGTAATCCGAGGTTAATATCTTAGTACAGTTTCTTTTCTAAGAATATAGATAGGAGGAACTAAGCTATCCTTTTTTTTTCATAGAAGAGTATATATCAGTGTATTTTTCATTGATAGGTCTGGTTTCCACAGCAAGATAATGCACATCATCATGTTGGATGAAAGCTAAAGAAACTCAATTCATTGCTAATCCTTATACACCAAGCGGAAGGAGTTGGTGATGACAGAACTGGTGAGCTGGGAGTCTTAGCCTGTTTAACAGAAAGAGAAAACCCTGTTCGCTTACTTGAACTGTCAAAGGTTAGTACAGTTTCTACTCTCCGTTGAGCCAACGAGCAGGCTAATTTTGCAATCTTTCAAGCTAAGAAAGGCATGCATGCCACCTGCTGGTTAGAAGGGTGGCCATCTCCAACAGCGACGGCGCCTTCCGGAGAGGCGGGAGCCTCGGCGACGCCTCCTCGGGGCTAGAGGAGGGAGGAAAGAGCAGGCGCGAGGCCTCCTCCTCGCGCAGCAGCGAGGCTCCGCGGTCCGTCTCCTGGACGAAGGCCCTCAGGTACACCGCCGCAGCAACCGACGCCAACGTCGCCACCTGCAGAGCACAAACAGTTTTTTTTTTAGGGTAGCAGAGCACAaacagtttttttttttttgagggtaGCAGAGCACAAACAGATGAAGAAACAACCTATGTGGCGGATGCAAACGCACGAGGCGCACGTAAACATACCTGGAACGTAGAGGACACGGAGAGGAAGCGGGCCGCGATGGTGCCGCCTACGAAGCCTGCGGTGCAGACGCCGGAGAACACCCCGAaggccgccgctcgccgcccctCGGGCACCTTGTCGGCCTGCACGACACGCGGAGA is drawn from Aegilops tauschii subsp. strangulata cultivar AL8/78 chromosome 1, Aet v6.0, whole genome shotgun sequence and contains these coding sequences:
- the LOC109766959 gene encoding uncharacterized protein isoform X2 encodes the protein MKEAAAELGHLLVFAFLFCVGAFMVAPVITDVTMAALCPGQDQCSLAIYLTGLQQAITGLGALVVTPVIGNLSDRYGRKALLALPATLSIVPLAIMAFNQTRPYFYAFYIAKTLTAMVSEGAMMCLSLAYVADKVPEGRRAAAFGVFSGVCTAGFVGGTIAARFLSVSSTFQVATLASVAAAVYLRAFVQETDRGASLLREEEASRLLFPPSSSPEEASPRLPPLRKAPSLLEMATLLTSSSTFTRAAVVTFFHGLGETGLQTALLYFLKAQFHYTKNQYANLLLIIGITGSFSQLTVMPLLAPKLGEQKLLVVALTGSCVHGFLYSIAWSFWVPYLAASCVILSILVGPCIRSIVSKKVGPSEQGMVQGCITGISSTASVISPLVFTPLTAWFLSETAPFNFRGFSLACAGFATLVALTMSINMRPAEVQPDTR
- the LOC109766959 gene encoding uncharacterized protein isoform X1 is translated as MKEAAAELGHLLVFAFLFCVGAFMVAPVITDVTMAALCPGQDQCSLAIYLTGLQQAITGLGALVVTPVIGNLSDRYGRKALLALPATLSIVPLAIMAFNQTRPYFYAFYIAKTLTAMVSEGAMMCLSLAYVVTSSIASLANFKFFPIFPYMTGAQLDAMHGLLSLSPRVVQADKVPEGRRAAAFGVFSGVCTAGFVGGTIAARFLSVSSTFQVATLASVAAAVYLRAFVQETDRGASLLREEEASRLLFPPSSSPEEASPRLPPLRKAPSLLEMATLLTSSSTFTRAAVVTFFHGLGETGLQTALLYFLKAQFHYTKNQYANLLLIIGITGSFSQLTVMPLLAPKLGEQKLLVVALTGSCVHGFLYSIAWSFWVPYLAASCVILSILVGPCIRSIVSKKVGPSEQGMVQGCITGISSTASVISPLVFTPLTAWFLSETAPFNFRGFSLACAGFATLVALTMSINMRPAEVQPDTR